A single Mycobacteriales bacterium DNA region contains:
- a CDS encoding 16S rRNA (uracil(1498)-N(3))-methyltransferase, with protein MTPPVFWSAALGDVGDTVLLDGAEGHHASAVRRLRPGERLDLADGAGEVAECVVVEAGRDALTCRVVRRRCVPAPQPRLVVVQALAKGGRDEDAVEAMTEVGVDAFVPWEAARSVARWKRDRWTSVAREAGKQSRRAWFPQVSPPASTAHVRELLAGAALGVVLHEGAAEPLVSLLPPTTGDVVLVVGPEGGITDEELEAFSLAGAQTCRLGSTVLRTSTAGVAAAAVLNARSGRWA; from the coding sequence ATGACGCCGCCGGTTTTCTGGTCGGCCGCGCTGGGCGACGTCGGTGACACCGTGCTGCTCGACGGCGCCGAGGGGCACCACGCCTCCGCCGTACGCCGGCTGCGGCCGGGAGAGCGACTCGACCTGGCCGACGGGGCGGGTGAAGTCGCCGAGTGCGTCGTGGTCGAGGCCGGCCGTGATGCGCTGACCTGCCGGGTCGTCCGGCGCCGGTGCGTGCCGGCGCCTCAACCGCGGTTGGTCGTGGTGCAGGCACTGGCCAAGGGCGGCCGGGACGAGGATGCCGTCGAAGCGATGACCGAGGTAGGCGTAGACGCGTTCGTGCCTTGGGAGGCGGCGCGGTCGGTGGCCCGCTGGAAGCGCGACCGGTGGACGTCGGTCGCCCGCGAGGCGGGAAAGCAGTCGCGGCGGGCGTGGTTCCCGCAGGTGTCGCCGCCGGCCTCGACGGCACACGTCCGCGAGCTGCTGGCCGGTGCCGCGCTGGGTGTCGTGCTGCACGAGGGGGCGGCCGAGCCGCTGGTCTCACTGCTGCCGCCGACGACGGGCGACGTCGTGCTGGTCGTGGGGCCCGAGGGCGGCATCACCGATGAGGAGCTCGAGGCGTTCTCTCTGGCCGGTGCGCAGACCTGCCGGCTCGGTTCGACGGTGCTGCGCACGTCGACCGCAGGCGTCGCGGCCGCTGCGGTGCTCAACGCCCGCAGCGGCCGCTGGGCCTGA